A segment of the Catenovulum adriaticum genome:
AAATAGCCGCAATCAAAGGCTGAGTTTTAACTGGCGGGGCTTTAAAGATATGTTAAAGTATTTTCATATTAAACCACTTCGGGTCAGCAAACGGCTGATTGCAGTAGATTGGTATTAGGGGGCTTTGTGTTTTACACGGGCAATGATATTAATGAAGAGCCGGATGCGGTAATTCCGCACGTCCGGATCTGTATGGGGGCGGCTCAATAATGGGTCGTTCTACCATGACGTAGTCATTAAGGATATTTCAAATTATGGAAACTATTTCAAGTTCAGGCTCATACTTCGTTGGCTGGGGAACTCTAGCTTTAATCAATGCAGGTTTAGCGCAAGGTAAAGGTCGCAAAGGCTTAAATTGGTTTCTAATTTCCATGCTATTGGGCCCAATTGCAACATTCTTACTTCTGGTTATGGAAGATCTAAAATCTTTATAAAACAACTATTAACAAACAAAGTAATCAGACGCGCAAACAGCGCGCCTGTTTCTTTGAGCCGTTGGCATAAGAATGAATAAGATATCATTTAAAGTTGAGGATCGTAAAAAATATGATTCTGGCTATCAGGAATCTAAAGTCAATATCATTATTGACGGTAAACCTTTGACAGAAATTATGAAAGAATATGAGATGCCAATGGCTACAAAGGAGGGAAATCCGGCGCTTGCAGGGGACTACCATGCTATTGAAGTTTCATCTTCTTCACTCAAAAAATATTACCTTGGAAAAGATGAAGCAGATTGGGGGGATGAAAAAAACAAAACTGCAATACTAGGTTGTAGTTGCGGTAATTTAAGTTGTTGGCCATTGCTCTGCAAAATCAACATTCAAGGAACTAAGGTCGTTTGGTCGGATTTCGAACAACCCCATAGAGATGAGGATTGGGATTATTCGACTTTTGAAGGCTTTATGTTTGATAAACAGCAGTATCTTAACGCAATAGATGCAATGGATAATGCCTAATAAAGCGCAGTCTTGGTCTGCCGGACGCTCGCAACTCGCGCCGTTGTGCTTTGCGTTATATACCTAATCAGGAGAGGCATTTGAATCAAATAGATAAAGTACTAAGTTTTATTGTTGAAATCGAAAAGCTAAAAGATGTGCAGCGTAAAACTAGACCTGTTGGACTCAAACGATATGAAAATTCTGCCGAACACAGTTGGCACGTTTGTTTGTCTGCTTTAATGCTAAAAGATTATGCCAATGACGATATAAATATTGATAGAGTCATTAAAATGCTCTTAATTCATGATCTCGGTGAAATAGATGCAGGTGATACCATTATTTATGCCAGTGAAACACAAGAACTCAAAGATGAAGAGGCCTCAGGAATTAATCGCATATTATCTTTATTGCCTGAAGGTAAAGGTGAGGAATACATGAGACTT
Coding sequences within it:
- a CDS encoding antitermination protein NusB, with the protein product METISSSGSYFVGWGTLALINAGLAQGKGRKGLNWFLISMLLGPIATFLLLVMEDLKSL
- a CDS encoding HD domain-containing protein, whose amino-acid sequence is MNQIDKVLSFIVEIEKLKDVQRKTRPVGLKRYENSAEHSWHVCLSALMLKDYANDDINIDRVIKMLLIHDLGEIDAGDTIIYASETQELKDEEASGINRILSLLPEGKGEEYMRLWLEFEAGETPDAIYAKAIDRVPPLLHNLHDNGHSWKKNDVPKEKVLTLNSRIAKGSDELWSNLKEKLEKAGDKGFFA